Proteins co-encoded in one Dryobates pubescens isolate bDryPub1 chromosome 4, bDryPub1.pri, whole genome shotgun sequence genomic window:
- the LYRM1 gene encoding LYR motif-containing protein 1, translating into MTAVTRQQVLGLYRKIFRIARKWQSASGQAEETLQEKEYIKKEARTLFHKNKNVTDPKLIKQCIEECEARIEIGLHYNIPYPRPIHLPPMGLAHQQGRMLRHQEKLRKISKPIYLKSHDDIS; encoded by the exons ATGACAGCAGTCACTCGGCAACAAGTTCTTGGCCTTTACCGCAAGATATTCCGAATAGCCAGAAAATGGCAGTCGGCAtcaggacaggcagaagaaacCCTTCAAGAGAAAGAGTACATTAAAAAAGAGGCCAGAACGCTCTTCCACAAAAACAAAAAT GTAACAGATCCAAAGTTGATTAAGCAATGTATAGAAGAATGTGAGGCAAGAATAGAAATTGGACTTCACTATAACATCCCCTACCCGAGACCT atccATCTTCCTCCCATGGGTCTTGCCCACCAACAAGGCCGCATGTTGCGACACCAGGAAAAGTTAAGGAAGATTTCTAAGCCAATATACCTGAAATCCCATGATGACATTTCATAA